One window of the Pieris rapae chromosome 11, ilPieRapa1.1, whole genome shotgun sequence genome contains the following:
- the LOC110999207 gene encoding bilin-binding protein yields MQYLIVLALVAAASANVYHDGACPEVKPVDNFDWSNYNGKWWEVAKYPNSIEKYGKCGWAEYTPEGKSVKVKNFHVIQGKEYFIEGTAYPVGDSKIGKIYHKLTYGGVTRENVLNILSTDNKNYIIGYYCKYDEDKKGHQDFVWVLSRSKVLTGDAKTAVENYLVGSPVVDSQKLVYSDFSEAACKVNN; encoded by the exons ATGCAATACTTGATTGTTCTTGCTCTCGTAGCGGCCGCGTCCGCCAACGTGTACCACGACGGTGCCTGCCCAGAAGTCAAGCCCGTCGACAACTTCGACTGGTCAAAC TACAATGGAAAATGGTGGGAAGTCGCGAAGTACCCCAACTCAATTGAGAAGTACGGAAAGTGTGGATGGGCTGAGTACACCCCTGAAGGAAAGAGTGTCAAAGTAAAGAACTTCCACGTCATCCAAGGCAAGGAGTACTTCATTGAGGGAACTGCCTACCCAGTTGGTGACTCCAAGATTGGAAAGATCTACCACAAGCTGACATACGgag gCGTCACCAGGGAGAACGTATTAAACATTCTTTCCACTGACAACAAGAACTACATCATCGGATACTACTGCAAATACGACGAGGACAAGAAAGGACACCAAG ACTTCGTCTGGGTGCTCTCCAGATCCAAGGTCCTTACTGGTGATGCCAAGACCGCCGTCGAGAACTACCTTGTCGGCTCCCCAGTAGTCGACTCCCAGAAACTGGTATACAGTGACTTCTCCGAAGCGGCCTGCAAGGTCAACAACTAG